AGCTGAAGCGCCGCCTTGGCGTTTTGCTCAATCAGCAGGATCGTCATACCGTCGGCATTAAGGCGACGAATGGTATTGAAAATGTCCTGTACCAACACCGGCGCCAAACCTAAAGACGGCTCGTCCATCATCAGCAGCCCTGGTCTGGACATTAAAGCCCTACCCACGGCCAGCATCTGCTGCTCACCGCCGGACAAGGTGCCCGCCAACTGACCCTGGCGCTCCTGCAAGCGAGGAAACAGACTGTTTACCCGCTCCATGTCCCCTTCAATCGCCTTCAGATCAGACCGGGCATAGGCACCTAAAATCAAGTTCTCGCGCACAGTAAGGTCGGGAAAAACCCGACGTCCCTCCGGTACCAGGGTTATGCCCTTCTTAATGATGTCAACAGTTTTCTGTCCCACCAGACTCTC
This sequence is a window from Bacillota bacterium. Protein-coding genes within it:
- a CDS encoding ABC transporter ATP-binding protein encodes the protein MLEIKDLHVHYGGIHALKGISLAVPEGKIVTLIGANGAGKSTTLKAICGLVKPSSGEIGFGQESLVGQKTVDIIKKGITLVPEGRRVFPDLTVRENLILGAYARSDLKAIEGDMERVNSLFPRLQERQGQLAGTLSGGEQQMLAVGRALMSRPGLLMMDEPSLGLAPVLVQDIFNTIRRLNADGMTILLIEQNAKAALQL